CGCCCCCAATCTTAATGATCCATCTGAAGCTGCTGTGCCACCCCAACCAAACATCATGCACGCTAAAGTACATTGGCGCACGCTTTGAAGACAGTTTAGGACTAGAGTATGCATAGATTTTAGTGCAGAGTACACATTAGAGAGGTCCAAGCAGAAAACGACAGAGGAGTTCAAAGCTTTTTCAAAGGTGGTCATCAAACTCAAATGCTCGGTTGTCCTGCCCCCTGACGCCGACCCCGCTGTAGTCCAGCGCTGAAGGTGCAGAAGagtcctgctgcagctgctccctCAGAGAAGGTTGAATCCTATGCTGAAACCTCGCCGTGACCCTGTAAGCGCTGAAGATGATCCCAGACACACCCATCAGGACTGTGCCCACCATCCCAACCCAAATCCCGCAGCCCACGTGCTGCGACTCCGGCGCCTGAGGCAGTCTGAACTCTGGTGGGAAGNNNNNNNNNNNNNNNNNNNNNNNNNNNNNNNNNNNNNNNNNNNNNNNNNNNNNNNNNNNNNNNNNNNNNNNNNNNNNNNNNNNNNNNNNNNNNNNNNNNNNNNNNNNNNNNNNNNNNNNNNNNNNNNNNNNNNNNNNNNNNNNNNNNNNNNNNNNNNNNNNNNNNNNNNNNNNNNNNNNNNNNNNNNNNNNNNNNNNNNNNNNNNNNNNNNNNNNNNNNNNNNNNNNNNNNNNNNNNNNNNNNNNNNNNNNNNNNNNNNNNNNNNNNNNNNNNNNNNNNNNNNNNNNNNNNNNNNNNNNNNNNNNNNNNNNNNNNNNNNNNNNNNNNNNNNNNNNNNNNNNNNNNNNNNNNNNNNNNNNNNNNNNNNNNNNNNNNNNNNNNNNNNNNNNNNNNNNNNNNNNNNNNNNNNNNNNNNNNNNNNNNNNNNNNNNNNNNNNNNNNNNNNNNNNNNNNNNNNNNNNNNNNNNNNNNNNNNNNNNNNNNNNNNNNNNNNNNNNNNNNNNNNNNNNNNNNNNNNNNNNNNNNNNNNNNNNNNNNNNNNNNNNNNNNNNNNNNNNNNNNNNNNNNNNNNNNNNNNNNNNNNNNNNNNNNNNNNNNNNNNNNNNNNNNNNNNNNNNNNNNNNNNNNNNNNNNNNNNNNNNNNNNNNNNNNNNNNNNNNNNNNNNNNNNNNNNNNNNNNNNNNNNNNNNNNNNNNNNNNNNNNNNNNNNNNNNNNNNNNNNNNNNNNNNNNNNNNNNNNNNNNNNNNNNNNNNNNNNNNNNNNNNNNNNNNNNNNNNNNNNNNNNNNNNNNNNNNNNNNNNNNNNNNNNNNNNNNNNNNNNNNNNNNNNNNNNNNNNNNNNNNNNNNNNNNNNNNNNNNNNNNNNNNNNNNNNNNNNNNNNNNNNNNNNNNNNNNNNNNNNNNNNNNNNNNNNNNNNNNNNNNNNNNNNNNNNNNNNNNNNNNNNNNNNNNNNNNNNNNNNNNNNNNNNNNNNNNNNNNNNNNNNNNNNNNNNNNNNNNNNNNNNNNNNNNNNNNNNNNNNNNNNNNNNNNNNNNNNNNNNNNNNNNNNNNNNNNNNNNNNNNNNNNNNNNNNNNNNNNNNNNNNNNNNNNNNNNNNNNNNNNNNNNNNNNNNNNNNNNNNNNNNNNNNNNNNNNNNNNNNNNNNNNNNNNNNNNNNNNNNNNNNNNNNNNNNNNNNNNNNNNNNNNNNNNNNNNNNNNNNNNNNNNNNNNNNNNNNNNNNNNNNNNNNNNNNNNNNNNNNNNNNNNNNNNNNNNNNNNNNNNNNNNNNNNNNNNNNNNNNNNNNNNNNNNNNNNNNNNNNNNNNNNNNNNNNNNNNNNNNNNNNNNNNNNNNNNNNNNNNNNNNNNNNNNNNNNNNNNNNNNNNNNNNNNNNNNNNNNNNNNNNNNNNNNNNNNNNNNNNNNNNNNNNNNNNNNNNNNNNNNNNNNNNNNNNNNNNNNNNNNNNNNNNNNNNNNNNNNNNNNNNNNNNNNNNNNNNNNNNNNNNNNNNNNNNNNNNNNNNNNNNNNNNNNNNNNNNNNNNNNNNNNNNNNNNNNNNNNNNNNNNNNNNNNNNNNNNNNNNNNNNNNNNNNNNNNNNNNNNNNNNNNNNNNNNNNNNNNNNNNNNNNNNNNNNNNNNNNNNNNNNNNNNNNNNNNNNNNNNNNNNNNNNNNNNNNNNNNNNNNNNNNNNNNNNNNNNNNNNNNNNNNNNNNNNNNNNNNNNNNNNNNNNNNNNNNNNNNNNNNNNNNNNNNNNNNNNNNNNNNNNNNNNNNNNNNNNNNNNNNNNNNNNNNNNNNNNNNNNNNNNNNNNNNNNNNNNNNNNNNNNNNNNNNNNNNNNNNNNNNNNNNNNNNNNNNNNNNNNNNNNNNNNNNNNNNNNNNNNNNNNNNNNNNNNNNNNNNNNNNNNNNNNNNNNNNNNNNNNNNNNNNNNNNNNNNNNNNNNNNNNNNNNNNNNNNNNNNNNNNNNNNNNNNNNNNNNNNNNNNNNNNNNNNNNNNNNNNNNNNNNNNNNNNNNNNNNNNNNNNNNNNNNNNNNNNNNNNNNNNNNNNNNNNNNNNNNNNNNNNNNNNNNNNNNNNNNNNNNNNNNNNNNNNNNNNNNNNNNNNNNNNNNNNNNNNNNNNNNNNNNNNNNNNNNNNNNNNNNNNNNNNNNNNNNNNNNNNNNNNNNNNNNNNNNNNNNNNNNNNNNNNNNNNNNNNNNNNNNNNNNNNNNNNNNNNNNNNNNNNNNNNNNNNNNNNNNNNNNNNNNNNNNNNNNNNNNNNNNNNNNNNNNNNNNNNNNNNNNNNNNNNNNNNNNNNNNNNNNNNNNNNNNNNNNNNNNNNNNNNNNNNNNNNNNNNNNNNNNNNNNNNNNNNNNNNNNNNNNNNNNNNNNNNNNNNNNNNNNNNNNNNNNNNNNNNNNNNNNNNNNNNNNNNNNNNNNNNNNNNNNNNNNNNNNNNNNNNNNNNNNNNNNNNNNNNNNNNNNNNNNNNNNNNNNNNNNNNNNNNNNNNNNNNNNNNNNNNNNNNNNNNNNNNNNNNNNNNNNNNNNNNNNNNNNNNNNNNNNNNNNNNNNNNNNNNNNNNNNNNNNNNNNNNNNNNNNNNNNNNNNNNNNNNNNNNNNNNNNNNNNNNNNNNNNNNNNNNNNNNNNNNNNNNNNNNNNNNNNNNNNNNNNNNNNNNNNNNNNNNNNNNNNNNNNNNNNNNNNNNNNNNNNNNNNNNNNNNNNNNNNNNNNNNNNNNNNNNNNNNNNNNNNNNNNNNNNNNNNNNNNNNNNNNNNNNNNNNNNNNNNNNNNNNNNNNNNNNNNNNNNNNNNNNNNNNNNNNNNNNNNNNNNNNNNNNNNNNNNNNNNNNNNNNNNNNNNNNNNNNNNNNNNNNNNNNNNNNNNNNNNNNNNNNNNNNNNNNNNNNNNNNNNNNNNNNNNNNNNNNNNNNNNNNNNNNNNNNNNNNNNNNNNNNNNNNNNNNNNNNNNNNNNNNNNNNNNNNNNNNNNNNNNNNNNNNNNNNNNNNNNNNNNNNNNNNNNNNNNNNNNNNNNNNNNNNNNNNNNNNNNNNNNNNNNNNNNNNNNNNNNNNNNNNNNNNNNNNNNNNNNNNNNNNNNNNNNNNNNNNNNNNNNNNNNNNNNNNNNNNNNNNNNNNNNNNNNNNNNNNNNNNNNNNNNNNNNNNNNNNNNNNNNNNNNNNNNNNNNNNNNNNNNNNNNNNNNNNNNNNNNNNNNNNNNNNNNNNNNNNNNNNNNNNNNNNNNNNNNNNNNNNNNNNNNNNNNNNNNNNNNNNNNNNNNNNNNNNNNNNNNNNNNNNNNNNNNNNNNNNNNNNNNNNNNNNNNNNNNNNNNNNNNNNNNNNNNNNNNNNNNNNNNNNNNNNNNNNNNNNNNNNNNNNNNNNNNNNNNNNNNNNNNNNNNNNNNNNNNNNNNNNNNNNNNNNNNNNNNNNNNNNNNNNNNNNNNNNNNNNNNNNNNNNNNNNNNNNNNNNNNNNNNNNNNNNNNNNNNNNNNNNNNNNNNNNNNNNNNNNNNNNNNNNNNNNNNNNNNNNNNNNNNNNNNNNNNNNNNNNNNNNNNNNNNNNNNNNNNNNNNNNNNNNNNNNNNNNNNNNNNNNNNNNNNNNNNNNNNNNNNNNNNNNNNNNNNNNNNNNNNNNNNNNNNNNNNNNNNNNNNNNNNNNNNNNNNNNNNNNNNNNNNNNNNNNNNNNNNNNNNNNNNNNNNNNNNNNNNNNNNNNNNNNNNNNNNNNNNNNNNNNNNNNNNNNNNNNNNNNNNNNNNNNNNNNNNNNNNNNNNNNNNNNNNNNNNNNNNNNNNNNNNNNNNNNNNNNNNNNNNNNNNNNNNNNNNNNNNNNNNNNNNNNNNNNNNNNNNNNNNNNNNNNNNNNNNNNNNNNNNNNNNNNNNNNNNNNNNNNNNNNNNNNNNNNNNNNNNNNNNNNNNNNNNNNNNNNNNNNNNNNNNNNNNNNNNNNNNNNNNNNNNNNNNNNNNNNNNNNNNNNNNNNNNNNNNNNNNNNNNNNNNNNNNNNNNNNNNNNNNNNNNNNNNNNNNNNNNNNNNNNNNNNNNNNNNNNNNNNNNNNNNNNNNNNNNNNNNNNNNNNNNNNNNNNNNNNNNNNNNNNNNNNNNNNNNNNNNNNNNNNNNNNNNNNNNNNNNNNNNNNNNNNNNNNNNNNNNNNNNNNNNNNNNNNNNNNNNNNNNNNNNNNNNNNNNNNNNNNNNNNNNNNNNNNNNNNNNNNNNNNNNNNNNNNNNNNNNNNNNNNNNNNNNNNNNNNNNNNNNNNNNNNNNNNNNNNNNNNNNNNNNNNNNNNNNNNNNNNNNNNNNNNNNNNNNNNNNNNNNNNNNNNNNNNNNNNNNNNNNNNNNNNNNGAtctaaaaagatgatcagacttttattttcttacttcCTGTCATTCTGGATGGAGAGCAGCCAAAATATGAAGTCAAAAACCTGACTTCCAGGTGGGCGGGGCTCGATCAAAGGGGCGGGGAATCTGAAGTCACTATAGCAAAAATACGTTTTGGTAAAGCAGCAGAAGTTTGGGTCAGAACGGCGGCCTCTGCTCCAGCGGCAGACTCTCCAGCAGGCACTTGAGCTGCTCCTCGCCCAGCTTGATCTTGTCCTCTAGCTTGCGCTGCTCGATGATGAGCGCCGACTTCATCTTGACGAAGTGCCTGTAGTCGTCCAGGCTCGCCGCGTCCAAGTGGGCCTCCATGACCCCGGTCACCAGCCGCTCCCTGCGGTCCAGGTTCTCCTTCAGCTCCTTGGCGTCCTCGTGCTGCCTCATGAGGAGCTTGTGTTTCTCCGTCAGCGTTCGCTAAACGGGGACGTCGGTTGATTAGCGGCAGAAGGAATTGGTGGGAAATCGAGCAAATAAATGTCCTCACCTTCTCCTCTGGCGGCGCTTCGTCCTCCAGGCTGTTGAGGGCGTTCTCCACCCGGGCGAGCCGCCCCGACAGCGACAGCAGCAGGCTCACCACCTTGTCCAGGTCGCCCACGAACATGCGGAACTTGTCCAGCTGGTTGGGCTGGCAGAGGCGCTGCACGGTGGCCTCCACCTCCCGGCCCAGCGCCTCGTTGTCCTCCACGTCCTCCTGCAGGCTCT
The Oryzias melastigma strain HK-1 unplaced genomic scaffold, ASM292280v2 sc01797, whole genome shotgun sequence genome window above contains:
- the LOC112139239 gene encoding protein Shroom2; its protein translation is MKDMQEQLEEQDSEDELDIDLASKKQELILSLARKLEVLREARQSLQEDVEDNEALGREVEATVQRLCQPNQLDKFRMFVGDLDKVVSLLLSLSGRLARVENALNSLEDEAPPEEKRTLTEKHKLLMRQHEDAKELKENLDRRERLVTGVMEAHLDAASLDDYRHFVKMKSALIIEQRKLEDKIKLGEEQLKCLLESLPLEQRPPF